The following proteins come from a genomic window of Shewanella halifaxensis HAW-EB4:
- a CDS encoding winged helix-turn-helix domain-containing protein codes for MRLGHCKFDIDKEELINTESGDVWHLPRAELQVLTLLVEYQGKVVAKVLLKAGNGEQPPLSDSSVTRAVFTLRSFLGPQYESLIETVKGQGYLLRHHRSRKNDQVASSQKRFSTKIVAISACCIALLLSCGWLFIDSQSQSPASPKPLQVRSVDTLSGQTVNVILYSHSKTNNGLLTELGQTMQQSFGQCKLTSWKNVYLSLSHDKQVLNITLRGEQFGQSVIRNLKISDLRQPRQFINQQWLQAVDICD; via the coding sequence ATGCGATTGGGGCACTGCAAATTTGATATTGATAAAGAAGAGCTGATCAATACAGAGAGCGGCGATGTTTGGCACCTACCAAGGGCCGAGCTGCAAGTCTTGACTCTATTAGTTGAGTACCAAGGGAAAGTCGTCGCTAAAGTGCTATTAAAAGCGGGTAATGGTGAGCAGCCACCACTAAGTGACTCCTCGGTCACAAGAGCCGTATTCACACTACGCTCATTTCTAGGCCCACAATATGAATCGCTTATCGAGACAGTAAAAGGTCAAGGCTACCTGTTGCGCCATCATCGTAGCCGTAAGAATGACCAAGTTGCCTCAAGTCAAAAGCGGTTTTCGACTAAAATAGTAGCAATATCTGCGTGCTGTATCGCCTTGCTATTAAGTTGTGGATGGCTATTTATTGACTCACAAAGCCAATCTCCAGCATCGCCTAAGCCTCTACAGGTTCGCAGTGTCGATACCCTATCAGGGCAAACTGTCAATGTTATCCTGTACTCCCATTCTAAAACCAACAACGGCTTATTAACCGAGCTCGGCCAGACGATGCAGCAGAGTTTCGGTCAATGCAAACTCACCAGTTGGAAAAATGTATATCTGTCTCTATCTCACGATAAGCAGGTACTCAATATCACCCTTCGTGGTGAGCAGTTTGGTCAGTCTGTTATTCGTAACTTAAAAATTAGCGATCTACGTCAACCCAGACAATTCATTAATCAACAATGGCTGCAAGCAGTGGACATTTGTGATTAA
- a CDS encoding thiol:disulfide interchange protein DsbA/DsbL: protein MIKHIALALTLAVAPLSSFAAQFVEGKHFTVVSNKAPSSEPKLTEFYSFYCGNCFNMEKMYMADIKANLNKQVTFDSKHVDFANTDINTEVMRSLAVIQTLDNQKPLTDAMFKVIQGDNGEKHDHSAPGHKHDEPLKSRDDIKAVFAKFGVTAEQYDAAADSKETNEKLALWRTQQREFKVQSVPAFIVNDKYAINMGSIRTLGELIDLMNYLALEHKS, encoded by the coding sequence TTGATTAAACATATTGCTTTAGCTTTAACACTCGCCGTTGCTCCACTGAGCAGCTTTGCAGCACAATTTGTTGAAGGTAAGCACTTCACTGTTGTTTCAAATAAAGCACCAAGCAGCGAGCCAAAACTGACTGAGTTCTACTCGTTCTACTGCGGTAACTGTTTCAACATGGAAAAAATGTACATGGCAGACATCAAAGCTAACTTGAACAAACAAGTTACCTTTGACAGCAAGCACGTTGATTTTGCTAACACTGATATTAATACAGAAGTGATGCGCTCTCTTGCGGTTATCCAAACTTTAGATAACCAAAAGCCATTAACTGACGCTATGTTCAAAGTGATCCAGGGCGATAATGGTGAGAAGCATGATCACAGCGCACCAGGTCACAAGCATGACGAGCCGCTAAAGAGCCGTGATGACATCAAAGCGGTATTTGCTAAGTTTGGCGTAACTGCTGAGCAATATGACGCAGCAGCAGACAGCAAAGAAACCAATGAGAAATTGGCACTATGGCGTACACAGCAACGTGAATTTAAAGTACAAAGCGTTCCTGCTTTCATCGTGAACGACAAGTACGCGATTAACATGGGCTCCATCCGTACACTAGGCGAGCTAAT